One Mesorhizobium sp. J428 DNA segment encodes these proteins:
- a CDS encoding NAD-dependent succinate-semialdehyde dehydrogenase has product MLQKTSHYMRQANLIGGEWIQADSGATIDVTNPATTLKIGTVPKSGKAETRRAIEAAQTAFESWRKTTANDRSKLLRKLHDLILENQDALAELLTMEQGKSLTEAKGEMAISAAYILWFAEEGRRTYGDTVPSPWAERRILVTKEPVGVVAAITPWNFPSSMLARKIGPALAAGCTVVVKPASQTPYSGLAWGALCEEAGFPKGVVNIVTGSASEIGDEICANPLVRKLTFTGSTEVGKILMEKCASTVKKVSMELGGNAPFLVFDDADIDRAVEGAMVAKYRNSGQTCVCTNRFFVQGGVYDAFVEKLAAASNKLKVGNGLDAGTQQGPLIDEKAVEKVEEFIQDATAKGGKVVAGGKRHELGGSFFQPTVIAEAKPDMMFMKEEIFGPLAPVFRFKTEEEAIQLANDTQFGLASYAYTGSLNRAFRVMEGLKYGMVGINEGLITTVEAPFGGVKESGLGKEGGHQGIEDYLDTKYVCIGGLK; this is encoded by the coding sequence ATGCTCCAGAAGACCAGCCACTACATGCGCCAGGCCAATCTGATCGGCGGCGAATGGATCCAGGCGGATTCAGGAGCCACCATCGACGTCACCAATCCTGCGACGACGCTGAAGATCGGCACTGTGCCGAAATCCGGCAAGGCCGAGACGCGCCGTGCCATCGAGGCGGCGCAGACCGCCTTCGAGAGCTGGAGGAAGACGACCGCCAACGACCGGTCCAAACTCCTGCGCAAGCTGCACGACCTGATCCTGGAGAACCAGGACGCGCTGGCCGAACTGCTGACGATGGAGCAGGGCAAGTCGCTTACCGAGGCCAAAGGCGAGATGGCCATCTCGGCCGCCTACATCCTGTGGTTCGCCGAGGAAGGCCGTCGCACCTATGGCGACACGGTGCCGAGCCCATGGGCGGAGCGCCGCATCCTGGTGACCAAGGAGCCGGTGGGCGTGGTCGCGGCCATCACACCTTGGAACTTCCCGTCCTCCATGCTCGCGCGCAAGATCGGCCCGGCGCTCGCCGCCGGCTGCACCGTCGTCGTGAAGCCCGCCTCGCAGACGCCCTATTCCGGCTTGGCCTGGGGCGCGCTCTGCGAGGAGGCCGGCTTCCCCAAGGGCGTGGTCAACATTGTGACCGGCTCGGCCAGCGAGATCGGCGACGAGATCTGCGCCAACCCGCTGGTGCGCAAGCTGACCTTCACCGGCTCGACAGAGGTCGGCAAGATCCTGATGGAGAAGTGCGCCTCCACCGTGAAGAAAGTGTCGATGGAACTCGGCGGCAACGCGCCATTCCTTGTTTTCGACGATGCGGACATCGATCGCGCCGTGGAAGGTGCGATGGTCGCCAAGTATCGCAATTCGGGTCAGACCTGCGTCTGCACCAACCGCTTCTTCGTGCAGGGGGGCGTCTACGACGCCTTTGTCGAGAAGCTGGCGGCAGCCTCGAACAAGCTCAAGGTCGGCAACGGGCTCGACGCGGGCACGCAGCAGGGACCGTTGATCGACGAGAAGGCGGTCGAGAAGGTCGAGGAGTTCATTCAGGATGCGACCGCCAAGGGCGGCAAGGTCGTGGCCGGCGGCAAGCGCCACGAGCTCGGCGGCTCTTTCTTCCAGCCGACGGTGATCGCCGAGGCGAAGCCCGACATGATGTTCATGAAGGAAGAGATCTTCGGCCCGCTGGCTCCCGTTTTCCGTTTCAAGACCGAGGAGGAGGCGATCCAACTGGCGAACGACACCCAGTTCGGCCTTGCTTCCTACGCCTATACAGGCTCGCTTAACCGCGCCTTCCGCGTGATGGAGGGGCTGAAATACGGCATGGTCGGCATCAACGAAGGCCTGATCACCACGGTCGAGGCGCCGTTCGGTGGCGTCAAGGAATCCGGCCTCGGCAAGGAAGGCGGGCACCAGGGCATCGAGGACTATCTCGATACCAAGTATGTCTGCATCGGCGGCCTGAAGTAG